CATTGTATCCCTATAACCTACAGTGTCTACTCCAGCTCCACCACCATCATCAGTGTTAATGGTGAAATTATCTAATTCAATATTTTTACTAATAGCAAAACCTAAAGAACCTGTAATGTTTATGATTGCACCATCGGATATAATCTGAGGGCAATCCCACTCCTCATTAGAGATTAACTCATATGGAATATCTTTTTTGGGAATACGCAGTTTGTGGTTGTTCTGAAACGCATAAGCAAAAGCACTTTTAAAAACCTCGGTGTCATTACCAACGCCTAATTTACCGAAAGATTTTATGTTTATTGCTATATCCTCCAATTGCGACGCGAAATCTTTTTCTTTTTTATCCAAACGATCCTTTAAAGTAGCATTTACGGTGCCGTCTTCTTCAACTCTTGCTTGTGCAGCTTCAACAGATGAATCACCTTCGATGATAACCTGATTAAACTGCTGTTGTACGGAATCAGCCTTAGTTTTCGCTTCATTTGCAGTAGTTACAGCAGCCACAGAGTTTGTCTCAGAAGTAGTTGACTTATTTAATGCTTCATTGCTATTATCAATAGCCTGATTTAATTTAGGATAAGTCTGTTTTAGACTATCCGTACCTAAAATTTTAGGAGCATCTGCCATCTCACATCCTCCTTATACATATTGGTAAGTTAAGCTCTCGCTGATTGTTAAATTTAAATTGCTACCTGAAACCGTTATTTGATTAGTACCAGGAAGCAATTCTAAAAAAATACCATTTGATATTGTTAAATCTGAAATTCCGTTAACTTTGACTACATAATTATCCGTTATTTCAAGAGATTTATTTGCAAAGTTTTTAAAGGTCATGGTTTTACCATTTGCTGAAAAAGAAACGTTATCTCCGCTTCCTTCCATCTGGAATGAAAACAGAATAACCACCGTACCATTGTTAATGATTTCAAATGATTGTGGACTGGTTATTTTTCGATCACTAAAACCTGTATCCCACAGCAAATCACTTAATATAGGAATATCTGATTCCATGACAATTTCATCAGATGGAACCATAAAGTTTTTACGTGGTTTGCTAGCAATCAATGGTAGGTCAAAGAAAGCAAATCCATGTATCCTCCGTGGCGTGAATCCATTAGCGATTTTCACACGATAATATTTATCTTGTTCATAATCAAATGACAATTTCATTTCACGGGGTCGCCCGTATGGATCCAACAAAAAAGCAACGAATTCATTGATCCTTCGCTGCTTTTCATTTTTATCATATTCGATAAAACCTAGGGGAAAATTAAAGGGTTTGGGACCTGATTCTGAGCCGAAATCCCATTCGCCATCCATCCCTGGTATGATCATTGCCTTACGTCTTAATTCCGGTACAGCAGGGTGATCATGCTCTTGCTGTATTTGTAAACCCCATTTACTGATTGGAATACCATCCAGAAATATCACAGCATGACCACTCCTTTGCCACGGGCATTTGATTTTGTCAGATTATAAAGTTCCCTTGCAATTTTTTGAATGTCAGCCTCTTCACGAACAATCATTTGCTGTACAACTACACCACCGCTATTTCCAGTATCCATCCGATCACTAATCATGTTTGCAATTGTGCCCAATACTTTGTCGCTAAGTGGCAAAGCCGCTTCGGGTACACTAGCGTCCCCTATTCCTACTAATCTAGGGCTGTTAGCTGGGAATAAACCTCCATCTTTAAACCAATCAACACTTATTTTAGGGACACTCATGTCAGGTGGTTTTAAATCGAACTTCCCAGACAATTTGAAATGAGGCAGTTTTAATTTTGGTAATTCCCAATCTATTCCTTCAAAAAGATTAGCAATTTTATCTCGTAATTTTCCAGCTTTTTCCATAATTGTATCCCAGTTTTTGTATAAGGAAATTCCGGCACCCACTAACGCTCCGATAGGACCTGTTAAACCCAATATTATCTCTTTAAATGGTCCTAATTTATCAAATAATTCAATTGCTTTTGACTTAACAGTGTCCCAATTTTTATGAAGTGCTACTCCTATTGCAATAAGTGCCGCAATTGCAGCCATTATTCCAAGTATGATAGCTGTTAATGGCAACATGCCAATATTTAAAGCGATGGCTCCTGCCGCAAGTGCTGTAAATATTGGAGCTAAAGCCAGCCCTAGTCCGATTAATATTCCTAAAACGGCAATTATGGATGCTATGGTAGCTGCAAGAGTTGGATTTTCTTGTATCCATTCAGCTACTTTTGAAATGACATCGGCTATCATCGTTAACAATGGAGATAAGGCGGTTTGCATTTCGGTCAGGGCCTGCTGCATCTGTATAGCAGGATCTGCATTAAGTTGTTCGACAGAGTCATTGAGTTGGTCTTGATTGGTTTTAAAATCTACTACTTTGTCTTTTGCATTAATGAGAGTTTGAGTGATATTACTCCCATTTTCTTCATAAAGAGTTCCAAAAAGTTTTATACCAACAAGGTTTCTAGTAGTTGGGTCCTCGATCCCCTCGAGAGCTTTTGCAACTTCTACCATGGCAGCAGAACCTTTTTCTCCACCTTCGGCAACAGCCTTACCCCAATTTTGTAATTGTTCAGCAGAAATACCCGTTCCTTTTAACAATTCCTTTGTTGTGTCATCAACCCCAGCGCCAAATTCTGCAAGAACAATCCTGCCTTCTTTCAGGCCATCTAAAAGTACATCAATGTTCCAGGTGCCGGTATCAACACCTGCAACGAATATAGCTTGGATTTCTTCAGCATTATATCCAGCTCGCTTCATTTGTGCCCCATACTCTGTGATGATGTCCAACTGGTCAGGTGGAAATCCAACTTTAAAAAGATTATTCACTAGTCCAAGTGCATTTTCTTGTGTCATTCCAAGCTCGTTTGCAATTTCATGAGTCTCTTGAATTAATTCAGTGAAATCAACATCACCGTAAGATGCAACAATGGCTGCAGCGCCTTTGACTATTGCCGAATTTGTATCATCACTAGCTGTTTTATTTAAAGCCCATTGTCTACGGACACCCTCAAGGGCCGCTTCACTCTCCACACCGTAGACTTCGATTATTTTAATTGCTTCCCTTACAGATTCTTTAGATTCATCCTGGACATCAAAGGTCAGATTAATTTTAGTTTTAAGAGATGAGGTATCCAAGGCTTTTTGGATAGCCCCGGCAATACCACCGCCAGCAGTTAATCCTCCCAACAGACCAGCTAATTCTCCACCTAGTTCCTTAACCGACCCTTCAGCTTCCTCTGTATCGTCTGACAGCTGCTGCATGTCTTGTCTGACTTCATTAACAGACGAATTATCACCGACTTGGGAAAGTCTTCGCCGTAATCCATTCAATTGTCCTTCTGTAGCGACGATTTCACGCTGGAAAGCACGATATTGGTCTATTCCTATTTCGCCACGTTCAAACTGCGCTTGTACCTGGGATTGGGCTTCTTTCAAACGGTCTAATTTCTCACTTGTATTGGCAACTTGCTCTGCTAAGATTTGCTGCCTTTGAGCAAGGAGTTCAGTATTGCCTGGATCAAATTTAAGCAACCGTTCTACACTCTTTAATTCTGACTGTAAGTCCTTGCTGCGTTTATTCACATCCCTAAGCGCGTTTTGCAATCCAACCGTATCGCCACCGATTTCAACCGTAATCCCTTTAATATTACTTGCCATGTTCTCACCTCACTTAAAAAGCATCAAAATCAGACTGAGATGCTTTGCGTATTTTGTCTTTTTCTGGTTTATTCATTTCAACAAATTCTTCAATAAAATCTAAGCACATTCCAATTGTCATGTTCTCTAAGTCCACATTAGTTAACCCACATCTATTGCAAAGAACTAAGAACGTTTCTGTTGATATTTCCTGTTGTTCACCGGATGATTCGACTTTTTTTTTGCCTGAAGTGAAGAACCGATTAGGTCTTGAACTTGAGGGACAATATCCATCAATGGGAATTTATTAAAACTATCAAGCCACTCAAGAGGCTCTGGTATAGATGAATTTGCAGTTTTTGCCATTACCCATGTAATGTTATAAAGGACATCGAAATCAACTAACTCGATGTCCTTTGCTGTTAAGTCTTCGCCTGTATTAAGTTTTTTAAGAGAGTTTAATTTTAAAATATCTACAAAAAAGTCTTTATGAAATTGCGCTTTATAACGTAATGGAGTTGCTCCAGTACTCTTAAACCGGACATGTTTACCATCTATTACAATTGTTTTTTCCAATAGATATCACCTCTTAAGCTGCTGTAGGATTATACACATTAGTGTACCAAGCATCATAAACGCCTGCAGTTGTATCAGCTGTAGTGGACCTTTTAACAATACTGTCAGATGGACGTGGTGCAGCCACAAGCTTTAATTCAGATGTGCCTGGTTCTGCTGATGTGGTTTTAGTTGATCCAGATAATCCAGGACGAGAAACGGTGCAATTATAGAGGACATGACGCGTTGCCTTTACATCCCCGTCAAACTCAAACATGAAAGCAATTTTTTTCGGTTTCGCATCGCTTTTTTCTGTTAATACTTTGTCGGTAGCCTCTAAAGTTTCTCCTAATACATCTGTACGAAACTTTTCCGTAATTGCAGCAACAGTAATCGTTGCGTCATATCCTTGGTTGCTGGATGTAGTAAAGTATAAAATATCATCTGCAAAAAAATCTGTCTGCTCGCCCTTAGGATCTAATGTCAGTGCTGTAATCCCTGGATAAGGGACTGGAGTGCCATAGGTATAAGTGCCATCTACCCCTTCAGTAA
The DNA window shown above is from Neobacillus sp. WH10 and carries:
- a CDS encoding phage tail domain-containing protein, yielding MIFLDGIPISKWGLQIQQEHDHPAVPELRRKAMIIPGMDGEWDFGSESGPKPFNFPLGFIEYDKNEKQRRINEFVAFLLDPYGRPREMKLSFDYEQDKYYRVKIANGFTPRRIHGFAFFDLPLIASKPRKNFMVPSDEIVMESDIPILSDLLWDTGFSDRKITSPQSFEIINNGTVVILFSFQMEGSGDNVSFSANGKTMTFKNFANKSLEITDNYVVKVNGISDLTISNGIFLELLPGTNQITVSGSNLNLTISESLTYQYV
- a CDS encoding major tail protein, which encodes MPENKVQFGIKKAHYAVITEGVDGTYTYGTPVPYPGITALTLDPKGEQTDFFADDILYFTTSSNQGYDATITVAAITEKFRTDVLGETLEATDKVLTEKSDAKPKKIAFMFEFDGDVKATRHVLYNCTVSRPGLSGSTKTTSAEPGTSELKLVAAPRPSDSIVKRSTTADTTAGVYDAWYTNVYNPTAA